A genomic segment from Chitinophaga flava encodes:
- the der gene encoding ribosome biogenesis GTPase Der, protein MAGFTVAIVGRPNVGKSTLFNRLLEQRRAIVDDQSGVTRDRQYGIADWNGKSFNVIDTGGFVSNSDDVFEREIRKQAKVAMDEANVLIFMTDVTTGITDLDSDVANLLRRTSKPVYLVVNKVDNSQRQLEATEFYSLGFDKTYFLSSMSGSGTGELLDDVVSNITDDMEDPNLESNVPKIAIIGQPNVGKSSLLNALVGADRNIVSDIAGTTRDTIHTRYNMYQKDFILIDTAGIRRKQKVNEDLEFYSVIRAIKAVDESDVVMLLLDAEKGITAQDLSIFSLAARKGKGVVVLVNKWDLMEKSTNTARDYEKDLKKRLAPFSDVPVIFTSVVEKQRIFKAIEAALEVYDNRQRRIQTSRLNEVMLKAIEAYHPPVVRGVPIRIKYVTQLPTHTPAFAFFCNLPDDVKTPYRNYLENQLRTNFDFSGVPIKIFFRKK, encoded by the coding sequence ATGGCTGGATTTACAGTAGCTATAGTGGGCCGCCCGAACGTGGGCAAATCAACGTTGTTCAACCGTTTACTGGAACAGCGCAGAGCTATCGTAGACGATCAGAGCGGTGTAACGCGTGATCGTCAGTATGGTATTGCGGACTGGAACGGCAAATCTTTCAACGTGATCGATACCGGCGGGTTTGTATCCAATAGTGATGATGTATTTGAACGGGAAATCCGTAAACAGGCCAAAGTGGCCATGGACGAAGCAAACGTGCTGATATTCATGACCGACGTAACAACCGGTATCACCGACCTCGATTCTGATGTGGCCAATCTCCTGCGTCGTACTTCCAAACCAGTTTACCTGGTTGTCAATAAAGTAGACAACAGCCAGCGTCAGCTCGAAGCCACCGAGTTCTACAGCCTCGGCTTCGATAAAACCTATTTCCTCTCTTCTATGAGCGGAAGCGGTACCGGTGAACTGCTCGATGATGTCGTGAGTAATATCACGGATGATATGGAAGATCCCAACCTGGAATCCAATGTTCCTAAAATTGCGATCATTGGCCAGCCTAATGTGGGTAAGTCTTCCCTGCTCAACGCCCTCGTAGGAGCAGACCGTAACATCGTATCCGATATCGCCGGTACCACCCGCGATACTATTCATACCCGGTACAACATGTACCAGAAGGACTTTATCCTCATTGATACCGCCGGTATCAGACGTAAACAAAAGGTGAATGAAGACCTGGAGTTTTACTCCGTTATCCGCGCTATCAAAGCCGTAGATGAATCCGATGTGGTGATGCTCCTGCTGGATGCCGAAAAAGGTATCACCGCTCAGGACCTCAGCATCTTCAGCCTCGCCGCCCGTAAAGGCAAAGGCGTGGTAGTGCTGGTCAACAAATGGGACCTGATGGAGAAAAGCACCAACACCGCCCGCGATTACGAAAAAGACCTGAAAAAACGCCTGGCTCCTTTCTCCGATGTACCGGTGATCTTCACCTCCGTCGTTGAAAAGCAACGTATCTTCAAAGCAATAGAAGCAGCACTGGAAGTATACGACAACCGTCAACGCAGAATACAGACCTCCCGCCTCAACGAGGTGATGCTCAAAGCTATCGAAGCTTATCACCCGCCAGTAGTAAGAGGTGTTCCTATCCGTATCAAGTATGTAACGCAACTGCCTACCCATACACCGGCCTTTGCTTTCTTCTGTAACCTGCCGGATGATGTGAAAACGCCTTACAGAAATTATCTTGAGAACCAGCTTCGGACAAACTTTGATTTCAGTGGGGTGCCGATCAAAATCTTCTTCCGTAAAAAATAG
- a CDS encoding transglutaminase-like domain-containing protein codes for MHENKEINALFHLLDDPDQEVFDTVANKILLYGKDIIPNLENLWENTVDEAIQERIELLIHRVHYQDLQAALRVWGLSDMQDLLQGAILAAKYQFPDLMPSQVLNEIERIKRNIWLELNNYLTPLEKINVLNSMIYNYFGLKGEEMSYQRKNQFFINQVIESKKGNPLTNGIIYQSLCSMLDLPVYAVNIPRQFILAYFDTFVDFDEPVEPEDQRILFFIDPIQGQIYTQQDVDTYLKRVSVPSIPAYFKPQSNKRIIQYLLEELSKCFRDDKDAYRQDELNNLASILEE; via the coding sequence ATGCATGAAAACAAGGAAATAAATGCTTTGTTCCACCTGTTGGATGACCCCGATCAGGAAGTATTCGATACTGTTGCCAATAAAATATTATTGTACGGTAAGGATATTATTCCCAATCTGGAGAATTTGTGGGAGAATACTGTAGACGAAGCCATACAGGAGCGAATAGAATTGCTGATTCACCGGGTCCATTATCAGGATCTCCAGGCGGCCCTGCGTGTGTGGGGCTTATCGGATATGCAGGACCTGCTGCAAGGGGCTATACTGGCTGCCAAATACCAGTTCCCCGATCTGATGCCTTCCCAGGTGCTCAACGAAATAGAACGTATTAAACGTAATATCTGGCTGGAGCTCAACAACTATCTCACCCCGCTCGAAAAAATCAATGTGCTCAACAGCATGATTTACAATTATTTCGGGCTGAAGGGAGAAGAGATGTCTTACCAGCGGAAAAATCAGTTCTTCATCAACCAGGTGATAGAGTCTAAAAAAGGTAATCCCCTTACCAATGGGATCATCTATCAAAGTCTCTGTTCGATGCTGGACCTGCCGGTATATGCCGTTAATATCCCGCGGCAGTTTATCCTGGCCTACTTTGATACTTTTGTGGATTTTGATGAGCCGGTAGAGCCTGAAGACCAGCGCATTCTGTTTTTCATAGATCCCATACAAGGGCAGATTTATACCCAGCAAGACGTGGACACTTACCTGAAAAGGGTTTCCGTGCCTTCTATCCCTGCCTACTTCAAGCCACAGTCCAACAAGCGGATCATCCAGTACCTGCTGGAGGAGCTCTCCAAGTGTTTCCGGGACGATAAAGATGCTTACCGCCAGGATGAGCTGAATAATCTGGCTTCTATACTGGAAGAATAG